From a region of the Nitrospira sp. genome:
- a CDS encoding SpoIIE family protein phosphatase has translation MLGVCDSVLAFSAMLLGGPAAYVIVSIAERMRATDQSRVKMQWLAIGAVAAGLEMWAIHFIGNLAFCPPIPAAQDVAFAIISILSAGTAGAVAIYLISTHDGSELRLVCGGMIMGACIIMTHFTSLMAIHQLVDLNQDWSSFILSNVVIVGLGVMVLVIGGWNATSGGWRVMEKATAMGVAISAGHFTGMVPAYSMSSVLTGSPPPGIEVELLAVVAVSLSTLLAIIDRHVTIASRLARDSQARMIEAIESVPQGFSLFDVDDRLVICNRKYREVVSQPGDEVQPGDSFESIIRRIAKRGDIPAAIGDVDAWVKMRLDMHRNPQGPYIQHRSSGEWVMINERKTQDGGTVAVTTDITALKNAEQAAEDAKARLAGSLALVKAAKARMQEELNVGRDIQRSMLPRVFPAFPDRKELELYAVLEPAMEVGGDLYDFFMVDDRRLCFVVGDVSGNGVPAALFMAMTKIMVKTRAASDPSPASIVTHVNDALSQDNDSCMFVTLYLGILNLRDGTLVTTNAGHNQPLLKRRSGRFEWLTAQDGPLVGPMPGIAYKESTMRLGPGDELFLYTDGVTEADNRKRELFGNDRLKMVLDQSGNVSVVDRLGAVMNAVKTFSGNAPQTDDITMLGLRYHGVVPSELPAEAFRQTMTNQLTAIPDLQMAFEQYITQWERARPLMPTINMALDDLLNNVVQYAFPNDPGEHPIQVEGEVRDGYVVLTITDDGIPFNPLTVAPPDLSLLLHEREIGGLGIHLVRSMFDVVTYHRAIGHNVLTVKKKLA, from the coding sequence TTGCTCGGAGTTTGCGATTCGGTCCTTGCCTTCTCGGCGATGCTGCTCGGCGGCCCCGCCGCCTACGTGATCGTCAGCATCGCCGAACGGATGCGCGCGACGGACCAAAGCCGTGTCAAGATGCAGTGGCTTGCGATCGGCGCGGTTGCCGCCGGTCTGGAAATGTGGGCCATCCACTTCATCGGCAATTTGGCGTTCTGCCCGCCCATTCCGGCGGCACAAGACGTCGCGTTCGCCATTATTTCCATCCTGTCCGCCGGCACAGCCGGAGCCGTGGCCATCTATCTGATCAGCACCCATGACGGGAGCGAGCTCCGGCTCGTGTGCGGCGGCATGATCATGGGCGCGTGCATCATCATGACTCATTTCACCAGCTTGATGGCGATCCATCAGTTGGTGGATCTCAACCAGGACTGGTCCAGCTTTATCCTGTCGAATGTGGTGATCGTTGGGTTGGGCGTCATGGTTCTTGTGATCGGCGGCTGGAACGCTACGTCCGGGGGCTGGCGGGTCATGGAAAAGGCGACCGCGATGGGGGTCGCGATATCCGCCGGCCACTTCACCGGGATGGTCCCCGCGTATAGTATGTCTAGCGTGCTGACCGGTAGTCCGCCCCCGGGGATCGAAGTCGAGCTGCTCGCGGTCGTCGCGGTGTCGCTTTCGACGCTCCTGGCCATCATCGATCGCCATGTGACGATCGCATCACGCCTGGCGCGAGATAGTCAGGCTCGGATGATCGAGGCCATCGAAAGCGTCCCGCAAGGGTTTTCGCTCTTCGACGTGGACGACCGTCTGGTGATCTGTAACCGCAAGTACCGCGAGGTGGTGTCACAGCCTGGCGACGAAGTTCAACCCGGCGACTCGTTCGAATCGATCATTCGCCGCATTGCGAAACGGGGCGACATACCGGCAGCGATCGGGGATGTCGATGCCTGGGTGAAGATGCGCCTCGACATGCACCGCAATCCCCAAGGACCGTACATTCAACACCGGTCCAGTGGAGAGTGGGTCATGATTAACGAGAGGAAGACACAAGATGGCGGCACAGTTGCGGTGACAACCGACATTACGGCCCTGAAAAACGCGGAACAGGCCGCAGAGGACGCCAAGGCGCGGTTGGCCGGCTCGTTGGCGTTGGTGAAAGCCGCGAAAGCCCGCATGCAGGAAGAACTGAATGTCGGCCGCGATATTCAGAGGAGCATGCTGCCGCGCGTCTTTCCGGCCTTTCCGGATCGGAAGGAACTTGAGCTGTATGCCGTTCTTGAGCCGGCCATGGAGGTTGGGGGCGATCTCTACGATTTCTTTATGGTCGATGACCGCCGGCTCTGTTTCGTGGTCGGCGATGTGTCCGGGAACGGGGTTCCCGCCGCGCTGTTCATGGCGATGACCAAGATCATGGTCAAAACACGGGCGGCGTCTGATCCGTCTCCAGCCAGCATCGTCACCCATGTGAACGACGCGCTCAGCCAGGACAACGATTCCTGCATGTTTGTGACCTTGTATCTGGGAATCTTGAACCTCCGCGACGGCACGCTCGTCACGACGAACGCGGGTCACAATCAGCCCTTGCTGAAGCGACGGAGCGGGCGGTTCGAGTGGCTGACGGCCCAAGACGGCCCCCTGGTCGGTCCCATGCCGGGCATCGCTTACAAGGAAAGCACGATGCGATTGGGGCCCGGGGATGAGCTGTTCTTGTACACCGACGGGGTCACCGAAGCCGATAACAGGAAGCGCGAACTGTTCGGCAACGACCGGTTGAAAATGGTCCTCGACCAATCCGGAAATGTCTCGGTCGTCGATCGCCTCGGTGCGGTCATGAACGCGGTCAAGACCTTTTCCGGCAACGCGCCGCAGACGGACGATATCACGATGTTGGGGTTGCGGTATCATGGCGTTGTTCCGTCCGAGTTGCCGGCCGAGGCCTTCCGTCAAACGATGACCAACCAATTGACGGCCATTCCGGACCTGCAGATGGCCTTTGAGCAGTACATCACACAGTGGGAAAGGGCCAGGCCGCTGATGCCCACCATCAACATGGCACTCGATGACTTGCTCAACAATGTCGTGCAATATGCCTTCCCCAACGATCCGGGAGAGCATCCCATCCAGGTGGAAGGCGAAGTGCGCGATGGGTACGTCGTACTGACCATTACCGATGACGGCATTCCGTTCAACCCCTTGACGGTCGCGCCTCCGGATCTGTCGCTGCTGCTGCATGAACGTGAGATCGGGGGATTGGGAATTCACTTGGTGCGCTCCATGTTTGATGTGGTGACGTACCATCGTGCCATAGGACACAACGTCCTGACGGTGAAAAAAAAGCTGGCATGA
- a CDS encoding STAS domain-containing protein, with protein sequence MTVVSRQSGTVMIVTPQGRFDTNGAPEVERVLMEHIERGVKQIVLDLSNVEYVSSIGLRVILKAVMAMTRIGGRVVLCDGNDHVRTVLQLSGAMIMALHASTLDEAILKVQAAG encoded by the coding sequence ATGACTGTCGTATCACGTCAGAGCGGTACCGTAATGATCGTCACCCCCCAAGGCCGGTTCGACACCAACGGCGCGCCCGAAGTTGAGCGTGTCCTGATGGAGCACATTGAACGCGGAGTGAAACAGATTGTGCTCGATCTCTCCAATGTAGAATACGTGTCATCGATCGGATTGCGCGTGATTCTCAAAGCCGTGATGGCGATGACCCGAATAGGCGGGAGAGTGGTGCTCTGCGATGGGAACGACCACGTCCGCACGGTGCTCCAGTTGAGTGGGGCGATGATCATGGCCCTCCATGCCTCCACGCTGGACGAAGCCATCTTGAAGGTACAAGCGGCCGGCTAA
- a CDS encoding STAS domain-containing protein, which translates to MDQGTRHTLLVSSHENAGITFVNMHGSLAATTAEHGTEEMKKVVDGGAKKVIVNLADVDYISSGGIRVLMLAHKQLNNVQGEMKIAAAKGMVKQALEASGFNLLNRVYGGNIQLCNTEEEAVAAFKA; encoded by the coding sequence ATGGACCAAGGGACTCGACATACGTTGTTGGTGTCTTCCCATGAGAACGCCGGGATCACGTTCGTCAATATGCACGGCAGCCTCGCGGCCACGACCGCCGAACACGGGACTGAAGAAATGAAAAAGGTCGTCGATGGCGGCGCGAAGAAGGTCATCGTCAACCTGGCGGATGTCGACTATATCAGCAGCGGAGGCATACGGGTCCTGATGCTGGCGCATAAACAGCTCAACAATGTTCAGGGTGAGATGAAAATTGCCGCCGCGAAGGGCATGGTCAAGCAAGCCCTTGAGGCAAGCGGCTTCAATCTCCTGAACCGTGTGTACGGAGGCAACATTCAGCTCTGCAATACGGAAGAGGAGGCAGTGGCCGCCTTCAAAGCATAG
- a CDS encoding DEAD/DEAH box helicase gives MKHGHSPVSAAPTATGFSPGFASLGLEASLLATLEALGYEEPTPIQREAVPPLLAGQDVLGQAATGTGKTAAFALPMLQRIGHGTRARPSALVLVPTRELAIQVGEAVQRYGKELRVSVLAVYGGQAIGPQLHALKRGVDVIVATPGRALDHIRRGTLKLQDVKVVVLDEADEMLDMGFADDLDAILEQTPKTKQTALFSATMPPRIRSIAHRHLHNPVEITIAKEPVKVGTAPRVQQTAYVVTRPHRAAALARVIDVVGAKSALVFCRTRLEVDEVTAMLAGRGHRAEAIHGGMSQGQRDRVMQAFKTGQTELLVATDVAARGLDIPQVSHVINYDLPSSAEVYVHRIGRTGRAGREGAAITILDPREQRLLRSIEQHTKAHVAVQPLPSVADLRARRLDRVQAAVEDILQAGQLDAFRSLIERLSAAHPPADVAAAAITLLIRAQGGDRPEQEIPLAPLRQPEFGRPIRNTSRSGGPPRSGFTERQSVGRMGRGRTGMARVYVGAGREAGIRPGDLVGAIANEAKVSSNVIGAIEIEERFSLVDVPETMASGIIESLGRARIKGRKVPVRLFRD, from the coding sequence ATGAAACATGGCCATTCTCCGGTATCCGCCGCTCCAACTGCGACCGGTTTTTCACCGGGCTTCGCGTCGTTAGGTCTCGAAGCCTCTCTTCTCGCGACACTGGAGGCTCTGGGCTACGAAGAACCGACGCCGATCCAGCGTGAAGCCGTTCCGCCGCTCCTCGCAGGCCAGGACGTGCTCGGGCAGGCGGCCACTGGGACGGGCAAGACCGCCGCCTTTGCCTTGCCGATGCTGCAGCGCATCGGCCATGGAACGAGGGCGCGTCCATCGGCGCTCGTGCTCGTCCCGACCCGTGAGTTGGCGATCCAAGTGGGAGAAGCGGTCCAGCGGTATGGAAAGGAATTGCGGGTCAGCGTGTTGGCTGTCTACGGAGGACAGGCCATCGGCCCGCAGTTGCATGCGTTGAAGCGGGGAGTCGATGTCATCGTGGCGACACCCGGTCGGGCGCTGGACCATATCCGTCGCGGCACTCTGAAGCTCCAAGATGTGAAGGTCGTTGTCTTGGACGAAGCGGATGAGATGCTCGACATGGGGTTTGCGGACGATTTGGACGCGATTCTGGAACAGACCCCGAAGACCAAACAGACCGCCTTATTCTCGGCCACGATGCCCCCGAGGATTCGCTCGATCGCTCACCGGCACCTCCATAATCCGGTCGAGATTACGATCGCGAAAGAGCCGGTCAAGGTCGGCACGGCTCCGCGGGTCCAGCAAACGGCGTATGTGGTGACGAGGCCGCACCGGGCGGCGGCGTTGGCCCGAGTGATCGACGTGGTCGGCGCGAAGTCGGCGTTGGTCTTCTGCCGAACCAGGCTGGAGGTCGATGAGGTGACTGCAATGCTGGCGGGCCGCGGGCATCGAGCCGAGGCCATCCACGGCGGTATGAGCCAAGGGCAGCGTGATCGTGTGATGCAGGCATTCAAAACCGGGCAAACCGAATTACTCGTGGCAACCGACGTGGCGGCGCGCGGCCTGGATATTCCGCAAGTGTCCCATGTGATCAACTACGACCTTCCGTCGTCGGCCGAAGTCTATGTGCATCGAATCGGCCGGACCGGTCGAGCCGGCCGCGAAGGTGCGGCGATTACGATCCTCGACCCTCGCGAACAGCGTCTGCTGCGGAGTATCGAACAGCATACGAAGGCCCATGTTGCTGTCCAGCCGCTTCCCAGTGTGGCTGATCTTCGGGCCAGACGATTGGATCGTGTCCAAGCCGCCGTGGAGGACATCTTGCAGGCCGGACAGCTGGATGCCTTCCGGTCCCTCATCGAACGGCTCTCCGCCGCACATCCTCCGGCCGACGTCGCGGCGGCGGCGATCACGCTTCTGATTCGCGCACAAGGCGGCGACCGCCCTGAGCAAGAAATTCCTCTGGCCCCCCTCAGACAGCCTGAATTCGGACGGCCGATTCGGAATACCAGCCGCTCTGGCGGCCCGCCTCGCAGCGGGTTCACCGAGCGTCAGTCGGTGGGACGGATGGGGCGTGGCAGGACCGGCATGGCTCGGGTGTATGTCGGGGCGGGGCGTGAGGCGGGCATCCGACCGGGCGATCTCGTGGGAGCCATCGCCAACGAAGCGAAGGTCTCATCCAATGTCATCGGGGCCATCGAAATCGAGGAGCGGTTTTCCCTCGTGGATGTTCCGGAAACCATGGCTTCCGGGATCATCGAGAGCCTCGGCCGCGCGCGCATCAAAGGCCGCAAAGTGCCGGTGCGATTGTTTCGCGATTAG
- a CDS encoding FAD-dependent oxidoreductase — protein sequence MTATPHVLVIGAGLAGLVCARRLTEAGVACTVLEGSDGVGGRARTDRFEGFQLDRGFQVFLTGYPEARKTLDYSSLHLKPFHSGALIRYGGRFHLVSDPLRRPQDLLQILFTPIGSLADKFLALQLRRNALQQRLCSVAGGSAQSTHDMLPAYGFSDSILTRFFHPFLSGVFLETALTTPCWIFEHVWAAFSRGKTALPRDGMGAIAQQLAAGLPAGAVRLNQPVRQIEGAKVVLESGETLTADAVVVATDDQTASRLRGERVSHINGRRSTTVYFDAPAAPRSEPWLMVNGDGDELVQTVCVLSEAAPSYAPAGRALISVALADRPGTADGDLPEAVRTVLRSWFGRQVNDWRHLKTYQIPRALPPVELLPSSQSGTSARVAPGVYLCGDYRESGTLDGALVSGRKAAEAVLADYPLS from the coding sequence ATGACAGCGACTCCTCACGTGCTCGTCATCGGTGCGGGTCTGGCGGGGCTGGTCTGTGCGCGTCGTCTGACGGAGGCCGGTGTGGCCTGTACGGTCCTTGAGGGCTCGGATGGTGTCGGCGGCCGCGCTCGGACGGATCGTTTCGAAGGATTCCAGCTTGACCGCGGCTTCCAGGTGTTTCTGACCGGTTATCCGGAGGCTCGCAAGACGCTGGATTATTCTTCCCTGCATCTCAAACCGTTTCATTCCGGAGCGCTCATTCGCTATGGCGGCCGGTTCCATCTCGTCAGCGATCCCCTCCGGCGACCACAGGATTTGCTGCAGATCTTGTTCACCCCGATCGGGTCGCTTGCCGACAAGTTCTTGGCGCTGCAACTTCGCCGGAACGCGTTACAGCAACGTCTCTGCTCAGTGGCTGGTGGGTCTGCGCAGTCGACCCATGATATGCTACCGGCCTATGGCTTTTCGGACTCCATCCTGACACGCTTCTTCCATCCTTTCCTCAGCGGTGTGTTTCTGGAAACCGCATTGACCACCCCCTGTTGGATCTTCGAGCATGTGTGGGCCGCATTCTCACGAGGGAAGACCGCTCTGCCACGGGACGGCATGGGAGCGATTGCGCAACAACTCGCGGCGGGGTTGCCTGCGGGGGCGGTACGTCTGAATCAGCCTGTGCGGCAGATTGAGGGGGCGAAGGTCGTATTGGAATCCGGCGAAACGCTGACGGCAGATGCGGTGGTCGTGGCCACGGACGACCAAACCGCCTCCCGTTTACGTGGTGAGCGCGTGTCTCATATAAACGGGCGCCGATCCACCACCGTGTATTTTGATGCTCCAGCGGCTCCGCGAAGCGAGCCTTGGTTGATGGTCAACGGAGACGGAGACGAACTGGTTCAGACGGTGTGTGTGTTGAGCGAAGCGGCGCCGTCCTACGCACCAGCGGGCCGTGCCTTGATCTCAGTGGCTCTGGCGGATCGTCCGGGTACGGCCGACGGTGATCTTCCGGAGGCGGTGCGTACGGTTCTTCGATCCTGGTTTGGCCGACAAGTCAACGACTGGCGCCATCTCAAAACCTATCAGATCCCGCGTGCCTTGCCACCGGTCGAGCTGTTGCCGTCTTCACAGAGCGGGACATCTGCGCGCGTGGCTCCCGGCGTCTACCTGTGCGGAGATTACCGCGAAAGCGGAACCCTCGATGGAGCACTCGTCTCGGGTCGTAAGGCTGCTGAGGCGGTCCTGGCCGATTACCCGCTCTCGTAA